DNA sequence from the Phycisphaerales bacterium genome:
TTGCTCAACTGGCGGGCAGGAGTATTTTGTCATGGCCATGCATTACCCAAGACGAGTGAGCCGCATCAAGAAGGCTCGACAATCCGGTTTCCGGGCACGCATGAAGACCAAGTCTGGCCGTCGCATTATCAATAGTAAACGACGCGTTGGCCGCAAAGTCTCCTAATCGCATTACCAATCGTAAGACCATGCCAGGGCAGGAGCAGCAGAAAACCAGCTGTGTCTGTTCAATAGCGCTCACCATGCCCTCGAAATAATGCACTGAATCACAGATTCAGCCGCCTGAGCCATCGAAGTACCATCAGAACAGAGCTTCCAATCGGCAATCGCTTCGTAGACTGGCTTTCGCTCAGCGAGAACGGCAGCCACCTCCTCAACAACATCAGCCCCAGTCAAACTGGGGCGATCATCTCCCTCAGCCTGCGCCCGCTGGAGCCGAGCGGTTAGCGTCTCCAAAGAGCAATCCAAGTACACCAAAACAGCTTGACCAGCGAGCTGCGCTTCCA
Encoded proteins:
- a CDS encoding 50S ribosomal protein L34, whose protein sequence is MHYPRRVSRIKKARQSGFRARMKTKSGRRIINSKRRVGRKVS